The Planctomycetaceae bacterium genome contains the following window.
GCTCCAGACCAAAACGATGCCCAGACCCGCCGCGACGAATCCAATAGCTGAACGCTTACTCATTGAGGCATCTCCTGTGTGTGAGGCTGCCCTCTATTCTAGCGTCAGCAGGCCCATCGTGCCACCCGGCAGATGCGCGGCGGCATTGGGGAGCATGCACAACATTTCTGCCAGAGATCCGCCTGGCGGTGATGCGTCTGGGAATCTCCCCCGGATGGTGGTCACGCAGCCTTGCGACGCCGAAGCATCAGCGCCAGTCCCCCGCCGGCCAGCAGCACCAGGGTGCAGGGCTCGGGAATATCAAGCGTCATCAGCGTGCTGCGCCATGCCAGCGAGAAGTCCGTGCCTGCCGTGTCGCTGTTGACGGCGATGGCATAGCGTCCGGCGGCAAGGTCGGTCTGGTAGATGTGCTCGACGTTGTCGAGCGTGCTGACGCTGCTGTCCAGCAGCGAGCCGAGGGCAAACCCGTCGGCGGCGTAAAGCCACAGGTCCAGGTTCGCCAGTGAAGACGCCGGACTGCCCCAACTGGGCCCGTTGAGCGTGTCGGTGATTGTCCGGTTCCAGGTGAGGATAACGGAAAGATCCGACATGCTCGTGCCGTCGGCGACTTCGAAGAAGTAGTACTTCATCTGGCCGCTGGTGGGAGCGGCGTCGAAGTCCCATCCGGTGGTTTGCACGTCCGAGACGGCGCTGGCGTTCTGCTCGCCGGCGGTGAGGATGTGGTAGCTGTTGTAGATGTTCAACTCGCCGGCGCCATACACCTCGTCGAGCGGGCGGGTCGTGGTGCGATCCCAGGTGGCGAACTCTTCCTTGGTCGCGCCGGCCAGCAGGATCGCCTTGACAGACTCGGAGTTCCGCGCGTTGACCAGCGCGGGGCTGCCATCGGCGGTCTGCAACAGCATCGTTGCCGCCGCCCCTACCATCGGCGTGGCGTAGCTGGTGTAGGTGGCCGGGGCGACGATATCGGGCTTGACGCGCCCGACCGTGTCGATCAGCGTCGTGCCCCGGCTGTGGTTTCCGCTGCTGACGCCGACGGCGATGGAGTTGTAGCTGGCCGCCAGCAGATTGGGGACCGTGGTGCTTGATCCGTTATTGACGCCCACAACGGCGACATAGTTGTCGCGACTGATCGTGTAGTCAAACCGCCTCAGGGCCTCAATGTCGTACGCTTCATATCCGGCGCCAAAACTGCCGACCCAACTGTTGTTCTGCACCCGCTGCGTCTCTACCAGCGGCGCTAACGTGGTACCGGTTTTGAGAAAACCCGATTGGAGCCAGTTGCCCGCTTCCCAGTTATTGATGGCCGCAACGCCTTTGCCCATGCCGCTGTTGCCATACAGATACGTCCCGACTGTCGTGGCATGGCTGGAGATTCCCGTGGCTCCCGACTTCAGGGTGAAGGTCTTACCGGTGAAGGATGTACTGGCCGTGTTGGGCGAGTAGTTGTTCGACGAGTCCTTGGCCTCAACCTGGCTGACCGAAATGCCGCTGCCGGTGGGAACGCCAGCGCCGAGTTCGGCGACCAGTTGCGTATAGCCGATGTCATCAAGGTAGCCCGCCTGCACGGGAGCAGCCAGAAGCGCGATCAAAGCAAAGACGCCAATGAGTATACTTAAGCCTCTGCTGCCGACGCTTTTCATCGGGACGCTCTCCTTCTACCGCGAATCTGCTCCACTCTCTTTACCACTTGCAGTTCCTATCTTTTAGCACATTATGTGCGATTTTGCAAGTGCAAACCTCCGTCTCAGGGTATTCCCTCAGTTACAGGGGAAGGAAAAGTCGCGGCGGAGGCATTAACTGTTGCCGTTGGCAAAAGGCGCTTGTTATGCCCCCGGCCGGATATAGAATCATGCATATGGCCAAAACCCTTCATCCGGTGCTGTACGGGTGGCACATTCGAGCCTTCTTCGTCTTTTCTGTCGCGGTGTCTGCAGCGGCGCCGTGGGCCCGCGCCGACACGCTCGTGCTCGACAGCGGCAGGCAGCTCCAGGGGCGGCTGGTGCAGCAGTCGGCCAAAGAAGTGCTCTTCGAGGTGCAGACTAACGACGGCAAGATCATCGGCGTGCAGTCGTTCGACGCCAAAAACGTCGTCCGCGTGGTCGTTGCGGCCGCGGCTCCGCAGCGGGAGATCGACCCGTCCAAGCCCACGTATATGGTCGTGCCCATTGAGGGCACCATCGGGATGGACATCTCGGCGGTGCTGCTGCGCAAGATGCTCACCCTGGCGCGCAACACCCGGACCGACGTGGTGGTGCTGGAGATCGACAGCCCCGGCGGAATCGTCGAGGACCTCTTCGACATGCTCAAGGTGCTCCAGGAGTTCCGCCAGATGCGCATCGTCGCCCACGTGAGGCGGGCGCACTCGTGCGCGGCGATCCTGGCCATGTCGTGCAAAGAAATCGTCGTCACCCCCACCGCCTCCATCGGCGGGGCCGTTGTCTTCACCTTCACGCCCCAGGGAACGCCCTCGAACATCAACGCCAAGTTCGAGTCCATCGTCCGCGCCGAGTGCAAGAGCTTCGTCGAAGCGGCGGGGCACGAGCCCAAGCTCGTCGAAGGCATGATGCAGACCGACTCTCAGCTCACGCTGGTTGAAAAGGACGGCCGCAAGGTCCTCACCGACCAACCCGCCCGCGGCAAGGTCATCAAGAAGAAGGGGACGATATTGACGCTATCGGCCGGCGAGGCCGTCGAGGTCGGTCTGGCCAAAGGGCCCGCCGACACGATCGACGAGCTGCGCAAGCTCCTGGGCATCGAGTCCTGGCAGGAGGGGCTTGGCGACGCCCGCGGCGTGGCGGCGGCGTGGAAACGCAAGATGGCTTCCGATATCAACCGCATCAAGGCCGTCATGCGCCAGGCCGACGCCATGCTCGCCCAGGCGGCGGCGAACCATCCCCTTCGATTCCGCTACAGCACGCGACTGCAGCTTCAGCAGCAGGCCGACAAGTGCCTCAAGTTCCTCAACATGGCCGATGCCAATCTCGAACAGGCCCGGCGCACGATCGACGCCAACGCCGAACTGGGCCTGTCCACCACCGGCCTCGACCAGACGCGCCAACGCATCGATCAATACCGAAAAGAAGTCCAGACCCTCCGCAACGGCAGGCCGTAGGAACTCACCGCAGAGATCGCAGAGAATCAGAGAGACGGGGAGGAATCAGAAACCGTCTTCTCTGTCTCTTTATCTCTCTGCGTTCTCTGCGAACTCCGCGGTGAAGCGGATTTAGAGCGTGAAGGCGAAGTTGTCGATCAAGGCGCCGGGGAGGCGCATCGAGGCCGTGCTGCGGGAGTCGTAGGTCTCGCTGTCGGCAATCAAATCGCGCTCGGCGGTCAGGCCCAGCAGGTTGCTGCCGAACATGCGGTAGACCGTCTCGTCGAATCGCATCACGTTCAGCGGCGCGGCGATCTGGCCGCCTTCCACCCAGAACGTCGCGAACCGCGTCATGCCGGTGATGCGCCCGCCGGGGCGGTCGGAATAATTCAGGTACCACAGCGTGTTGACGTAGACGCCCTCGCCGATGCGCGTGGGCACGTCGGCCAGCGATAGCTCGCCGGCGGCCATGTCCAGCGACGCCGGGCTCTCCCAGCGGTCGGCGCCGTTGGTGGGCACGGCGTATTCTTTGGCCGAGCGCGGGCTGGCCAGCGCCCCGGCATGTCGGCCGCCTTCGACCAGCGAGACTGAATCGGGCTTGATGAACCCCTCGGCCGAGAAGTTCGCCGCCAGGCCCTCGCGCGTATTTTCCGTCAGCGCCACGCCCGGGGCGAATGTCTGCTCGCCTTCGATGAGCTTGAGCAGGCTCGTCGTGCGCGTGCGGTGGGCCTTGAGACCGAACCCGCCCCAGCAGAGCATGTTCATGA
Protein-coding sequences here:
- a CDS encoding ATP-dependent Clp protease proteolytic subunit codes for the protein MAKTLHPVLYGWHIRAFFVFSVAVSAAAPWARADTLVLDSGRQLQGRLVQQSAKEVLFEVQTNDGKIIGVQSFDAKNVVRVVVAAAAPQREIDPSKPTYMVVPIEGTIGMDISAVLLRKMLTLARNTRTDVVVLEIDSPGGIVEDLFDMLKVLQEFRQMRIVAHVRRAHSCAAILAMSCKEIVVTPTASIGGAVVFTFTPQGTPSNINAKFESIVRAECKSFVEAAGHEPKLVEGMMQTDSQLTLVEKDGRKVLTDQPARGKVIKKKGTILTLSAGEAVEVGLAKGPADTIDELRKLLGIESWQEGLGDARGVAAAWKRKMASDINRIKAVMRQADAMLAQAAANHPLRFRYSTRLQLQQQADKCLKFLNMADANLEQARRTIDANAELGLSTTGLDQTRQRIDQYRKEVQTLRNGRP
- a CDS encoding PEP-CTERM sorting domain-containing protein (PEP-CTERM proteins occur, often in large numbers, in the proteomes of bacteria that also encode an exosortase, a predicted intramembrane cysteine proteinase. The presence of a PEP-CTERM domain at a protein's C-terminus predicts cleavage within the sorting domain, followed by covalent anchoring to some some component of the (usually Gram-negative) cell surface. Many PEP-CTERM proteins exhibit an unusual sequence composition that includes large numbers of potential glycosylation sites. Expression of one such protein has been shown restore the ability of a bacterium to form floc, a type of biofilm.) yields the protein MKSVGSRGLSILIGVFALIALLAAPVQAGYLDDIGYTQLVAELGAGVPTGSGISVSQVEAKDSSNNYSPNTASTSFTGKTFTLKSGATGISSHATTVGTYLYGNSGMGKGVAAINNWEAGNWLQSGFLKTGTTLAPLVETQRVQNNSWVGSFGAGYEAYDIEALRRFDYTISRDNYVAVVGVNNGSSTTVPNLLAASYNSIAVGVSSGNHSRGTTLIDTVGRVKPDIVAPATYTSYATPMVGAAATMLLQTADGSPALVNARNSESVKAILLAGATKEEFATWDRTTTRPLDEVYGAGELNIYNSYHILTAGEQNASAVSDVQTTGWDFDAAPTSGQMKYYFFEVADGTSMSDLSVILTWNRTITDTLNGPSWGSPASSLANLDLWLYAADGFALGSLLDSSVSTLDNVEHIYQTDLAAGRYAIAVNSDTAGTDFSLAWRSTLMTLDIPEPCTLVLLAGGGLALMLRRRKAA